In Phaeobacter gallaeciensis DSM 26640, a genomic segment contains:
- a CDS encoding argininosuccinate synthase, whose translation MSAPKKVVLAYSGGLDTSIILKWLQTEYGCEVVTFTADLGQGEELEPARQKAELLGIKPENIFIEDVREEFVRDFVFPMFRANAVYEGLYLLGTSIARPLISKRLVEIAEQTGADAVAHGATGKGNDQVRFELAAYALNPDIKVIAPWREWDLTSRTRLLEFAEAHQIPVAKDKRGEAPFSVDANLLHTSSEGKVLEDPAVAAPDYVYQRTVHPEDAPNEAEFIEIGFEKGDAISINGKAMSPATILTKLNEYGGKHGIGRLDLVEGRFVGMKSRGIYETPGGTILLEAHRGIESITMDRGAMHLKDQLMPQYAELIYNGFWYSPEREMLQAAIDRSQEHVTGTVRVKLYKGSATTVGRWSDHSLYSEAHVTFEDDAGAYDQKDAAGFIQLNALRLKLIAARERRLKK comes from the coding sequence ATGTCCGCGCCCAAGAAAGTTGTCCTCGCCTACTCCGGCGGTCTTGATACGTCAATCATTCTGAAATGGCTGCAGACCGAATACGGTTGCGAAGTGGTGACTTTCACTGCCGATCTCGGTCAGGGTGAGGAACTGGAGCCCGCACGCCAGAAAGCCGAGCTTTTGGGTATCAAGCCGGAAAACATCTTTATCGAAGACGTTCGTGAGGAATTCGTGCGGGATTTCGTCTTTCCGATGTTCCGCGCAAATGCTGTCTATGAAGGCCTCTATCTGCTGGGCACCTCCATCGCCCGTCCGCTGATCTCCAAACGCCTTGTTGAGATCGCGGAACAGACCGGCGCCGATGCTGTCGCCCATGGCGCCACCGGCAAAGGCAACGACCAGGTCCGTTTTGAACTGGCGGCCTATGCGCTGAACCCCGACATCAAGGTGATTGCCCCATGGCGTGAGTGGGATCTGACGTCGCGGACCCGCTTGCTGGAATTCGCAGAAGCCCACCAGATCCCGGTGGCCAAGGACAAGCGTGGCGAGGCGCCTTTCTCGGTGGATGCAAACCTCTTGCACACGTCCTCCGAAGGCAAAGTGCTGGAAGATCCCGCCGTGGCCGCGCCTGACTACGTCTACCAGCGTACTGTCCATCCTGAAGACGCGCCCAATGAAGCTGAATTCATCGAGATCGGTTTTGAAAAAGGTGACGCGATCAGTATCAACGGCAAAGCAATGTCGCCCGCGACCATCCTGACCAAGCTCAATGAATATGGTGGCAAACACGGCATCGGCCGTCTCGACCTTGTCGAGGGGCGTTTTGTCGGCATGAAATCCCGCGGCATCTACGAAACGCCCGGCGGCACCATCCTGCTTGAGGCCCATCGCGGCATTGAGTCCATCACCATGGACCGCGGCGCGATGCACCTCAAAGACCAGCTGATGCCGCAATATGCTGAACTGATCTACAACGGTTTCTGGTACTCGCCCGAGCGTGAAATGTTGCAGGCCGCCATTGATCGCAGCCAGGAGCATGTGACCGGCACCGTCCGCGTGAAACTCTACAAAGGCTCCGCAACCACCGTGGGTCGCTGGTCTGATCACTCGCTCTACTCGGAGGCCCATGTGACCTTTGAAGATGACGCAGGCGCCTACGATCAGAAAGACGCTGCCGGCTTCATCCAGCTGAACGCGCTGCGACTGAAGCTCATTGCCGCCCGCGAGCGCCGGTTGAAAAAATGA